Proteins encoded together in one Catellatospora citrea window:
- the tilS gene encoding tRNA lysidine(34) synthetase TilS, whose protein sequence is MRLDPSVAAIRTAIRHTLTTLPTLATPAATLKESRPQDGSDGARLKELRQGDGGGGPLVLVGCSGGADSLALAAGAVFVAPRVGWRVGLVTVDHQLQEGSAGRAEQVAQWAREQGFAPVEVATVDVGAGGGPEAAAREARYAALAEAAGRRGAATVLLGHTRDDQAETVLLALARGAGPRGLAGMPAHRLHAGARFSRPLLDVPRSACRAACAAQDLVPWEDPHNTDPSYARSRVRADALPALVAALGEGVVANLARSAALLGADADLLDELAADALERCRTPAGLSAGALGGLSAALRTRVLHAWAAELGAPRAALTHRHVAALDKLVMAWRGQGATLLPGGIAVSRRSGELTGG, encoded by the coding sequence ATGAGGCTCGACCCCTCGGTCGCCGCGATCCGCACCGCGATCCGCCACACCCTGACCACCCTCCCGACCCTCGCCACCCCTGCCGCAACTCTTAAAGAGTCGCGGCCTCAGGACGGGTCGGATGGCGCAAGACTTAAAGAGTTGCGCCAGGGGGACGGGGGTGGCGGGCCCTTGGTGTTGGTGGGGTGTTCGGGTGGGGCGGATTCGTTGGCGTTGGCGGCGGGGGCGGTGTTCGTCGCGCCGCGGGTGGGGTGGCGGGTGGGGTTGGTGACCGTCGATCACCAGTTGCAGGAGGGGTCGGCGGGGCGGGCCGAGCAGGTCGCACAGTGGGCTCGCGAGCAGGGGTTCGCGCCGGTGGAGGTCGCGACCGTCGATGTCGGCGCGGGCGGCGGGCCGGAGGCGGCGGCGCGCGAGGCGCGGTACGCGGCGCTGGCCGAGGCGGCCGGGCGGCGCGGCGCGGCGACGGTCCTGCTCGGACACACTCGCGACGACCAGGCCGAGACGGTGCTGCTCGCGCTGGCGCGCGGGGCCGGGCCGCGCGGCCTCGCGGGGATGCCCGCGCACCGCCTGCACGCGGGGGCCCGGTTCAGCCGGCCGCTGCTGGACGTGCCGCGGTCGGCCTGCCGGGCCGCGTGTGCGGCGCAGGACCTGGTGCCGTGGGAGGACCCGCACAACACCGATCCGTCGTACGCCCGGTCGCGGGTGCGGGCCGACGCGCTACCCGCGCTGGTCGCCGCGCTCGGCGAGGGCGTGGTGGCGAACCTGGCCCGGTCCGCGGCCCTGCTGGGCGCGGACGCCGACCTGCTCGACGAGCTGGCCGCGGACGCCCTGGAACGCTGCCGCACCCCCGCCGGGCTGTCCGCCGGCGCGCTGGGCGGGCTGTCTGCCGCGCTGCGTACCCGCGTGCTGCACGCCTGGGCCGCGGAGCTGGGCGCGCCCCGCGCGGCGCTGACCCACCGGCATGTCGCGGCTCTGGACAAGCTGGTCATGGCCTGGCGCGGGCAGGGCGCGACGCTGCTGCCCGGCGGGATCGCGGTGAGCCGCCGGTCAGGTGAGCTGACCGGCGGCTGA